In the genome of Brachypodium distachyon strain Bd21 chromosome 3, Brachypodium_distachyon_v3.0, whole genome shotgun sequence, the window CTGGGCACTGACTGACACACTCCACGATTCCTTCGACTTCACGCCTTCCTCGCTCTGCTCCTCGGGAAGCGCAGCGCGAACCaccggcgccatggccggcggcggcgacgccccCAAGCCCCTCATCGACGGCGCCTTcctccgcttcctcctcccggcccctaaacccgcgcccgcgccggagCCCTCCCCTCCCGcccgcctcgcgccgccgcaccgccTCGTCGCGCCGCCTCTCCCGCTGCCCTGCCACCCCCGCCCCGACGAGCGCCTCTTAATCGTCCCCCCCACCCGCCCCGACTggctccctcctccttctcctcctccccctaatccgccgccgccgcgggccgcTTTCGTCCCGGGCCCAAGGCCGCGCAATGCGGGCCGcccgacggcgacgaggcggaTGTTCGAATCCCGGGGAAGAGAGAACGAGAAACCCCGTCCGGTGAGGCGATTGGCTGGCGATTTCGCCTGGAACGGAGCGCGCACAGCGGGTTCCGAGAGACGGAGTGTGAGAGTTCCCGTCGCGAAAACGAACTGCGGCGAGGTGCTGGCGGCCCGCGCAGGGAccaggcgggcggcggcggcggctcaggttcagaggaaggagaaggtgtgggtCGCCGTGGGGAAGAAGGTTGGGAGTGGGAATGGCGGCAGCGATGCCGAGgaccccgcggcggcgggtgggggCTATGCCGGCGGAGACGAGGCCGAGGGGAGCGTCGAAGCGGATGAGAAGCCGGAACCGGAGGACGACACCGACGAGCTTGATGGCGATGGCCTGCTTCCTGGGGAAGAAATGGGGAATTATCTCCTCGGCGCTGGTGATCATGATCGGCATCCTGGCGATGATGGCGGCGAGGAGACAACCGAGGTAAATGCAATTccgaaagaagaagaagaagaaatcatcTCTTCAATTCATCATGAAGTTGATTGCACACTACTGTCACATTTGATCTGCTAAAGAAATGTTATTTGCTTGATCGATCATGTTTCTTTGCTCTGCAGAACCTTGTTTCGGAATCGAACGGATTACTGCGCTTGAGAGTCAAGATGCGCAGAGGGTGGATCGAATGCCGCCATGACATCGACAGCTTCGCACCCGACTTGCTCTCCCTCTACGAATCCCTCAAGCCATCAGAGGAGCACAAGTCCAAGCAGACTCAGCTCATTGACTCCCTGGCAAAGTCACTCAGCAAAGAATGGCCCAATGCCCGGCTGCATCTCTACGGATCATGCGCCAATTCCTTCGGAACTTCCCACAGTGACGTTGATGTATGTCTCGAAATCGAGATCGGCACGGAGAGCACAGTGGAGATTCTCCAGCGACTGGCAGACATCTTGCACGGCGATAACTTCGACGATGTGGAGGTAAACTTTCACTATCTGGAGTTTTGTAACTGGAAATCCTGTTAGTAGAATTTTACTGCAAATTGAGACTGTTTGGTTTGATCTTCCGGTTAATTAGATTGATCTGTGCAGGCGATTACTAGTGCCAGAGTCCCCATTGTGAGGATGTTGGATCCAGGGAGTGGCTTCTCTTGTGACATTTGCATCAATAATCTCTTTGCTGTTGCCAACACAAAGCTTCTCAAGGATTATGCCCAGATAGATGGTAGACTGCTTCAGCTGGCTTCCATTGTGAAGCATTGGGCCAAACTGAGGGGTGTCAATGAAACATACCGTGGAACCCTCTCTAGCTATGCGTGAGTTAAATGATCATGCTGGGCTCATGTTTAGATTAGAGTAAAAAATAGATAATTATTATGTTTATACGAATGTTCAAAAATTTGGGGCTCATTGACTTGTTTATATGAAAATTGCAGATATGTGCTTATGTGCATCAGTTTCTTGCAGCTGCGAGAGCCCAAGATTCTTCCATGTTTGCAGGTTTTGTATCTTGCTAGTTCTTCTAATCACATCACCTTTTTCTGAAT includes:
- the LOC100846413 gene encoding UTP:RNA uridylyltransferase 1, translating into MFESRGRENEKPRPVRRLAGDFAWNGARTAGSERRSVRVPVAKTNCGEVLAARAGTRRAAAAAQVQRKEKVWVAVGKKVGSGNGGSDAEDPAAAGGGYAGGDEAEGSVEADEKPEPEDDTDELDGDGLLPGEEMGNYLLGAGDHDRHPGDDGGEETTENLVSESNGLLRLRVKMRRGWIECRHDIDSFAPDLLSLYESLKPSEEHKSKQTQLIDSLAKSLSKEWPNARLHLYGSCANSFGTSHSDVDVCLEIEIGTESTVEILQRLADILHGDNFDDVEAITSARVPIVRMLDPGSGFSCDICINNLFAVANTKLLKDYAQIDGRLLQLASIVKHWAKLRGVNETYRGTLSSYAYVLMCISFLQLREPKILPCLQAMDPTYIMVVDDTKCTYFDDIHQLHDFGAENKESIAELLWAFFHYWAFQHDYRKDVISIRMGKIISKKEKDWTTRVGNDRHLMCIEDPFEISHDLGRVVDRQTIRIIIEEFERAADVLQHDNDPCVTLFKPYNYGT